Proteins encoded by one window of Vibrio algicola:
- the dnaX gene encoding DNA polymerase III subunit gamma/tau codes for MSYLALARKWRPAKFNQVVGQDHVVTALENALKQNRLHHAYLFSGTRGVGKTSIGRLFAKGLNCETGITDNPCGVCDSCAEIDQGRHVDLLEIDAASRTKVEDTRELLDNVQYKPARGRFKVYLIDEVHMLSRHSFNALLKTLEEPPEYVKFLLATTDPQKLPVTILSRCLQFHLKPISSDQIHQQLDHVLGEESITSEPRALGLISHAADGSMRDALSLSDQAIALGNGHIGTQTVVNMLGTLDTEQAVYLLEAISSKQPQVAMDCLEQLAANGIAWDGLLKELSTQLHRVAMYQALPATLNKEQPDAERIILLSQSLNPQDVQLYYQMTLKGRGDLPLAPSEKMAAEMLVLRMLAFRPAQAINANPIALPQTQTMSVPVVESAPASRPAAISRPAAISRPAPMSTTTAKAPSSPAQNQYPPHQQQMPSQPVQNQSQMPQQQAADRQVANVPPQNVQQPPVSAPVTPPKSTQPPQAVKPTEPVENKPASLTGLRHQLRSQRDKPAASESGETGVKKTKATPANTASSSVLERIASKHTAAAVQAVQGSPNGTPGVTGPEQSDSNEPYQWKSTQPKVVDSAATSELTPTQIKQALEHEKTPEMVKKLLNEAIEKDEWTAAIQNFSTAKLVEQLALNSTFSKQDNLITLHLREQQTHLINERAQQELTAALSQHFQQSCELKIVIGSEGTTPLELRENLYQEKLQQAFVSLQDDPNVQFLQKRFAAKLDTSSVRPI; via the coding sequence ATGAGTTATCTCGCATTAGCACGTAAATGGCGTCCAGCTAAATTTAATCAAGTAGTGGGGCAAGATCATGTCGTGACCGCACTAGAAAACGCCTTGAAGCAAAATCGTCTGCATCACGCTTATTTATTTAGCGGTACTCGAGGGGTGGGTAAAACCTCTATTGGACGTTTATTTGCCAAAGGACTCAATTGTGAAACCGGTATTACCGACAATCCTTGCGGCGTATGCGACAGTTGTGCTGAGATCGATCAAGGTCGTCATGTCGATTTACTAGAAATTGATGCAGCGTCACGTACCAAAGTGGAAGATACGCGTGAACTGCTGGATAACGTGCAATATAAACCGGCGCGTGGTCGCTTCAAAGTATACTTAATTGATGAAGTACACATGTTGTCGCGCCACAGTTTTAATGCATTACTCAAAACGCTAGAAGAGCCACCTGAATATGTGAAGTTCTTGCTGGCGACGACAGATCCTCAAAAATTACCCGTCACGATTTTATCGCGCTGCCTACAGTTCCATCTAAAACCTATCAGTTCAGATCAAATTCATCAGCAACTTGATCATGTGTTAGGGGAAGAAAGCATCACTTCAGAGCCGCGTGCATTAGGGCTTATCTCCCATGCAGCCGATGGCAGTATGCGTGATGCGTTAAGTTTATCGGATCAAGCGATTGCTTTAGGTAATGGCCATATTGGCACTCAAACTGTGGTCAATATGCTCGGCACGCTCGATACCGAACAAGCGGTGTATTTACTGGAAGCAATCAGCAGCAAGCAACCGCAAGTGGCAATGGATTGTTTAGAACAACTGGCCGCTAACGGGATCGCTTGGGACGGGTTACTGAAAGAGCTCAGTACTCAACTTCATCGTGTTGCCATGTATCAAGCTTTGCCTGCAACCTTGAATAAAGAGCAGCCAGACGCTGAGCGTATTATTTTACTGAGCCAATCGTTAAACCCACAAGATGTACAACTGTATTATCAGATGACATTGAAAGGGCGTGGTGATTTACCTCTAGCACCATCAGAAAAAATGGCTGCAGAAATGCTAGTGTTGCGAATGTTGGCATTTCGACCTGCTCAGGCAATAAACGCCAACCCAATTGCACTACCACAAACTCAAACTATGAGTGTGCCGGTAGTAGAAAGCGCGCCAGCGTCTCGACCAGCAGCAATTTCTCGACCAGCAGCAATTTCTCGACCAGCACCAATGTCGACGACAACGGCTAAGGCACCATCCTCGCCAGCGCAAAATCAATACCCACCACATCAGCAGCAGATGCCATCTCAGCCGGTGCAGAATCAGTCTCAGATGCCTCAACAGCAAGCAGCCGATCGCCAAGTAGCGAATGTGCCACCTCAAAACGTGCAACAACCGCCTGTTTCAGCGCCAGTCACGCCACCTAAGTCGACTCAACCACCTCAAGCGGTTAAGCCGACAGAACCGGTGGAAAATAAACCAGCTTCATTAACGGGCTTGCGACATCAATTGCGCAGTCAGCGTGATAAACCCGCTGCGAGTGAATCTGGAGAAACTGGGGTAAAAAAGACTAAAGCGACACCTGCTAATACTGCATCATCTTCGGTACTTGAACGCATTGCCAGTAAACATACGGCAGCAGCGGTTCAAGCCGTGCAGGGGTCGCCGAATGGAACGCCTGGCGTCACAGGACCTGAGCAAAGTGATAGTAATGAACCGTATCAATGGAAGTCCACTCAACCTAAAGTGGTGGATAGCGCGGCCACTAGCGAGTTAACACCGACTCAAATTAAGCAAGCGCTTGAGCATGAAAAAACGCCAGAGATGGTAAAAAAGCTATTAAATGAAGCGATTGAAAAAGATGAGTGGACGGCAGCCATCCAAAATTTCTCGACCGCAAAACTGGTCGAACAACTGGCGTTAAATTCAACATTCAGTAAACAAGATAACCTGATCACTTTGCACTTGCGTGAGCAGCAAACCCATTTAATTAATGAGCGAGCCCAGCAAGAATTAACCGCGGCGTTATCGCAACATTTCCAGCAGTCTTGTGAATTAAAAATAGTGATTGGCAGTGAAGGTACGACACCATTAGAGCTGCGCGAGAATCTTTACCAAGAAAAATTGCAGCAGGCATTTGTTAGCTTGCAAGATGATCCGAATGTGCAGTTTCTACAAAAACGTTTTGCAGCAAAATTAGACACCAGCAGTGTTAGGCCGATATAA
- a CDS encoding YbaB/EbfC family nucleoid-associated protein, protein MFGKGGMGNMMKQAQQMQERMQKLQEEIAAMEITGESGAGLVKITITGSHSVRRVDIDPSLMEDDKEMLEDLVAAAFNDAARRVEETQKEKMAGVTGGMQLPPGMKMPF, encoded by the coding sequence ATGTTTGGTAAAGGCGGAATGGGCAACATGATGAAGCAAGCTCAGCAAATGCAAGAGCGCATGCAAAAGCTTCAAGAAGAAATCGCAGCGATGGAAATCACTGGTGAATCGGGTGCAGGTTTAGTTAAAATCACCATCACCGGCAGCCACAGTGTTCGTCGTGTCGACATCGACCCAAGCCTAATGGAAGATGACAAAGAAATGTTAGAAGATTTGGTTGCTGCAGCTTTCAATGATGCAGCACGTCGAGTTGAAGAAACTCAAAAAGAAAAAATGGCAGGCGTGACTGGCGGTATGCAATTACCACCAGGTATGAAAATGCCTTTCTAA
- the recR gene encoding recombination mediator RecR has translation MRTSSMLEQLMEALRCLPGVGPKSAQRMAFHLLQRNRKGGLQLAEALSQAMTEIGHCDQCRTFTEQDTCHICTNPKRQANGQMCVVETPADIAAIEATGQFSGRYFVLMGHLSPLDGIGPSDIGLDLLDYRLAQGDVEEVILATNPTVEGEATAHYIAQLCKAHSVGASRIAHGVPMGGELELVDGTTLSHSLLGRLKL, from the coding sequence ATGCGCACAAGTAGTATGTTGGAACAGTTAATGGAAGCACTTCGTTGTTTACCTGGAGTCGGTCCTAAATCTGCCCAACGCATGGCTTTCCATTTGTTGCAGCGTAATCGTAAAGGCGGCTTGCAATTAGCCGAAGCCTTGTCGCAAGCGATGACGGAGATTGGTCATTGTGATCAATGCCGAACCTTTACCGAACAAGATACTTGTCATATTTGCACCAATCCTAAACGCCAAGCCAATGGTCAAATGTGTGTGGTCGAAACCCCAGCCGATATCGCCGCCATTGAAGCAACTGGACAATTTTCGGGCCGCTACTTTGTGTTGATGGGGCATTTGTCGCCACTCGATGGCATCGGGCCTAGCGATATCGGATTAGATTTGTTGGATTATCGTCTGGCTCAAGGGGATGTGGAAGAAGTGATTTTAGCCACTAACCCAACAGTAGAAGGTGAAGCGACGGCGCATTATATCGCTCAACTGTGCAAAGCGCATAGCGTAGGAGCCAGTCGAATAGCTCACGGCGTACCAATGGGGGGCGAATTAGAATTGGTGGATGGCACCACGTTATCGCACTCATTGTTAGGGCGATTAAAGTTATAA
- a CDS encoding YkgJ family cysteine cluster protein, with translation MDCRLGCGACCIAPSISSAIPGMPNGKPAGVRCIQLNDDNLCKLFGKPERPAVCHRFKADRDICGTDSQQAIQIITELEQLT, from the coding sequence ATGGATTGTCGTTTAGGTTGTGGTGCGTGCTGTATTGCACCCAGTATTTCATCCGCTATTCCTGGTATGCCCAATGGCAAACCGGCAGGAGTACGCTGCATTCAATTAAACGATGACAATTTATGTAAGCTCTTTGGCAAGCCTGAACGGCCTGCGGTGTGTCATCGTTTTAAAGCCGATCGCGATATTTGCGGCACAGACTCACAACAAGCCATTCAAATTATAACTGAATTAGAGCAGCTGACTTGA
- a CDS encoding YcgN family cysteine cluster protein encodes MTIPFWQSKTLQQMTEQEWESLCDGCGKCCLHKLMDEDSDEVYYTNVACSWLNSKTCSCKDYPNRFESGEECLKLTRDKIDEFNWLPETCSYRLLAENKPLPEWHPLITGSKSAMHAAGESVRNKVVYEIDVVDWEEHIQNLPDRLKSHN; translated from the coding sequence ATGACAATCCCATTTTGGCAAAGCAAAACACTACAACAGATGACAGAGCAAGAGTGGGAGTCATTATGTGATGGCTGTGGTAAATGCTGCTTGCATAAGTTAATGGATGAAGACAGTGATGAAGTGTATTACACCAATGTTGCGTGCAGTTGGCTTAACAGTAAAACCTGCAGTTGCAAAGATTACCCTAATCGTTTTGAATCGGGTGAAGAGTGTCTAAAATTAACTCGCGATAAAATTGATGAATTTAACTGGTTGCCAGAAACCTGTTCATATCGCCTATTAGCAGAAAACAAACCACTGCCTGAATGGCACCCGTTGATCACCGGTTCAAAGTCTGCCATGCATGCTGCTGGTGAAAGTGTGCGTAATAAAGTGGTGTATGAAATTGATGTGGTCGATTGGGAGGAGCACATTCAAAACTTACCTGATAGACTAAAATCTCATAATTAA
- a CDS encoding IS110 family RNA-guided transposase, giving the protein MNTSTISSYVIGGVDTHKDIHVAAIVNDSNQVLSSEYFPATRHGYKEMLKWMSSFGKISRVGIECSGTYGLGLLRYMQSSGIEVLEVTAPDKVDRRKRGKDDTIDAENAAHAAYSKLRTVTPKTRDGMVESLRILKGCRKTAMAARTVALQMIRTSIVSSPDEIRDTLRHMTRMTLIRTLASSRPDLTAYKNISSAYRIVFKSLARRYLELHDEIADLDKMISSIVDMLAPELIEQKAVGYESAAQLLITLGDNPERLNSESSFAALCGVSPIPASSGKTNRHRLNRGGDRAANSALHIIAIGRLRTEQRSKDYIKKRTADGLSKMEAIRCLKRYIAREIYYLLKNRNALINSIQITT; this is encoded by the coding sequence ATGAATACCAGTACAATCTCATCTTATGTCATTGGTGGAGTGGATACTCATAAAGATATCCACGTTGCTGCCATCGTCAATGATTCTAATCAAGTATTATCAAGTGAATACTTCCCAGCAACCCGCCATGGATATAAGGAAATGCTAAAGTGGATGTCTTCATTTGGTAAAATATCACGTGTGGGTATTGAGTGTTCAGGGACGTATGGTTTGGGCTTGCTTCGTTATATGCAAAGCAGTGGCATTGAAGTATTGGAAGTAACAGCACCAGATAAGGTTGATCGAAGAAAACGAGGCAAGGATGACACAATAGACGCAGAAAATGCTGCTCATGCCGCGTATAGTAAATTACGCACGGTGACGCCAAAGACGCGAGATGGGATGGTTGAGTCGCTAAGAATACTTAAAGGTTGCCGTAAAACAGCAATGGCAGCTCGAACTGTTGCCCTTCAGATGATTAGAACGAGCATTGTATCTTCCCCCGACGAAATAAGAGATACATTAAGACATATGACTCGTATGACTTTGATTCGCACACTAGCATCAAGCAGACCTGATTTAACAGCTTACAAAAATATTTCTAGCGCATATAGGATCGTATTTAAATCCTTAGCTCGTAGATATCTTGAACTTCATGACGAGATTGCGGATTTAGATAAAATGATTTCTTCTATCGTTGACATGCTTGCTCCTGAATTAATCGAACAAAAAGCCGTTGGATACGAATCCGCCGCACAATTATTGATAACGTTGGGTGATAACCCTGAACGTTTAAACTCTGAATCTAGTTTTGCTGCGTTATGTGGAGTTAGCCCTATACCTGCATCCTCAGGAAAAACCAATAGACACAGGCTTAATCGAGGTGGTGATAGAGCTGCAAATAGTGCACTCCATATTATTGCGATTGGTAGACTTAGAACTGAGCAGCGTTCAAAGGATTACATCAAAAAACGAACGGCTGATGGATTATCAAAAATGGAAGCTATACGCTGCTTAAAAAGATACATAGCACGTGAAATTTATTACCTTTTGAAAAATAGAAACGCCTTAATCAACAGTATACAAATAACGACTTGA
- a CDS encoding FUSC family protein, with the protein MSDEKRGYLFVQGYTVCTIICCMGGFDSLNTFDYIILRLQETLLGIGVFTFIYRLIWPVSTETVFAHRYWQLHAELLRALNHYHNGRLTSENIEHIQRNVSQLHHLLELPNHGSYDLKYYQHQCLERVREVDVIVHLLDSLSHKPSDLANYLADIEHNLESTWKMPPTEPLLPAALLYMAQRYSSHKPSLRQRSLKQHLKDDWRKVLQGTSTFLACILAWVYLPIPGGFVFPMIAGIFATNLPPLPTSAIRDACFGAIGLGGFYLLQYSLIMPSFTKLWQLLAFYFINIVAIWKVFDTVRLGIFRVLGVNLLLVLSSSALNLTPYYTIEMPLMMLVYVLIILAIAKLVSDLLTPCKTKVAFDK; encoded by the coding sequence GTGAGCGATGAAAAGCGCGGCTATCTCTTTGTTCAAGGCTACACCGTCTGTACCATCATCTGCTGTATGGGAGGCTTCGACAGCTTAAATACCTTTGACTACATCATCCTAAGGTTACAAGAAACCTTACTGGGAATTGGTGTATTTACCTTCATATATCGCCTAATTTGGCCAGTGAGTACTGAGACGGTATTTGCACATCGCTATTGGCAGCTACATGCCGAGTTACTGCGAGCGCTCAATCACTATCACAATGGCAGGCTAACTAGCGAGAACATTGAGCATATTCAGCGCAATGTCAGTCAGCTTCATCACTTGCTTGAGCTGCCGAATCATGGCAGCTACGACTTGAAGTATTATCAGCACCAGTGCTTAGAAAGAGTGAGAGAAGTCGATGTGATTGTGCATCTTCTTGACAGCCTCAGCCATAAGCCCAGTGACTTGGCCAATTACCTCGCAGACATTGAACACAACCTCGAATCGACTTGGAAAATGCCGCCGACTGAGCCTCTGCTACCTGCAGCCTTACTTTATATGGCCCAGCGTTATTCAAGTCATAAACCTTCGTTAAGACAACGCAGCCTAAAGCAGCATCTTAAAGACGATTGGAGAAAAGTGCTGCAAGGGACCAGTACCTTTCTGGCCTGCATATTGGCGTGGGTCTATCTGCCCATTCCTGGCGGCTTTGTATTCCCAATGATTGCCGGCATCTTTGCCACCAATCTTCCCCCGCTACCCACCAGTGCGATTAGAGATGCGTGCTTTGGCGCCATTGGTTTAGGGGGATTCTACCTACTACAGTACTCGTTGATCATGCCATCCTTCACTAAATTGTGGCAGTTGCTCGCGTTTTACTTCATTAACATTGTGGCTATTTGGAAGGTGTTCGATACTGTGCGATTGGGGATTTTTCGCGTGCTCGGCGTCAACTTGCTGTTGGTACTCTCCTCCAGCGCGTTAAACCTCACGCCTTACTATACTATCGAAATGCCGCTGATGATGCTGGTCTATGTATTGATTATTCTGGCGATAGCCAAACTTGTTTCCGATCTACTTACACCCTGTAAAACGAAGGTCGCGTTCGATAAATAA
- a CDS encoding DUF1656 domain-containing protein: MHAIPHEIAWGEVYFTPLLLVAALAYGLTLLTTKMSVKTGLYRYISHPTLAEICLFVIFTGAFSQVISIV; encoded by the coding sequence ATGCACGCTATCCCTCACGAAATCGCTTGGGGTGAAGTCTATTTCACGCCACTGCTATTAGTTGCGGCCCTTGCGTATGGGCTTACCCTACTAACCACCAAAATGTCAGTCAAAACTGGGCTCTATCGATACATTTCTCACCCGACTCTGGCAGAGATATGTCTGTTTGTGATTTTTACTGGCGCGTTCAGCCAAGTTATTTCGATTGTTTAA
- a CDS encoding serine hydrolase domain-containing protein, whose protein sequence is MKKLIALSIAAAITSGAAMANVIVNETTTNKAVAETHDFFLEKGNRVKLQFPIAESHFAWQNISRFFNTAQIERDGAVYQFSYSIDDNIGNIKATVQGKELTLNQHLDNYPVDAFLVVKNGEIVFERYNTMRKTDKHNWFSNSKITTGIELAKLVEEGKVNEQDPVSKYIPELKGSAWDTVKVIDVANMATGLNATEHDEPSPDSRTNPEQPFFKWLVSIGVFDGDSTQKPLDVLSEMTRRQEAGKTFEYNSINTFVLARIIENVRGLPMNEIISRDLWQKMGANNDAYTVVSPIGGYPLMFFSMNSTIEDMAKFGMLLTPSGSKLGEGAVSEKVVQRIQASGKQEAFEGGYVGKVMANSFYNDSNLKNGYMFDTIFEDGDLYKGGVGGQGIYISPDKDLVVTFFSTSTGKNQEETYAREIAKYFADK, encoded by the coding sequence ATGAAAAAACTCATCGCTTTATCAATCGCAGCAGCAATTACTTCAGGCGCAGCAATGGCCAACGTCATTGTTAATGAGACAACAACCAACAAAGCGGTTGCCGAAACTCACGACTTTTTCCTTGAAAAAGGAAATCGAGTGAAGCTTCAGTTCCCGATTGCTGAATCTCATTTCGCATGGCAAAACATTAGCCGCTTCTTTAACACGGCTCAGATTGAACGTGATGGCGCAGTTTATCAATTTTCTTACTCTATCGATGACAATATTGGCAATATCAAAGCCACCGTTCAAGGCAAAGAACTTACCCTTAACCAACATTTAGATAATTATCCAGTTGATGCTTTCCTGGTGGTTAAAAATGGTGAGATTGTTTTCGAGCGCTACAACACCATGCGAAAAACAGATAAACACAACTGGTTTTCAAACTCGAAAATTACCACAGGTATCGAACTTGCGAAGTTAGTCGAAGAAGGCAAAGTTAACGAACAAGATCCAGTTTCAAAATACATTCCAGAGCTTAAAGGTTCAGCTTGGGACACAGTGAAGGTTATCGACGTTGCAAACATGGCGACAGGTTTGAACGCAACCGAGCACGACGAACCCAGTCCAGATTCACGTACCAACCCAGAGCAGCCGTTTTTTAAATGGCTAGTTTCTATCGGAGTATTTGACGGTGACTCAACACAAAAGCCGCTTGATGTATTGAGTGAAATGACGCGCCGCCAAGAAGCGGGTAAAACATTCGAATACAACTCGATCAATACGTTTGTGCTTGCTCGAATCATTGAGAATGTTCGCGGTCTGCCAATGAACGAAATAATCAGCCGAGACTTATGGCAGAAAATGGGTGCAAACAATGATGCATACACGGTTGTTTCACCGATCGGCGGTTACCCACTAATGTTCTTCTCCATGAACTCAACCATCGAAGATATGGCTAAGTTTGGTATGCTATTAACGCCATCAGGGTCGAAACTGGGAGAGGGTGCGGTGTCTGAAAAAGTCGTGCAACGAATCCAAGCTTCTGGCAAACAAGAAGCATTCGAAGGTGGTTACGTTGGTAAAGTGATGGCCAATTCATTCTACAACGACAGCAACCTTAAGAACGGTTACATGTTTGATACCATCTTTGAAGATGGAGATTTATATAAAGGCGGCGTTGGCGGTCAGGGTATTTACATTTCACCGGACAAAGATCTCGTTGTTACGTTTTTCTCCACAAGCACAGGTAAGAACCAAGAAGAAACCTATGCCCGAGAAATCGCAAAATACTTCGCAGACAAGTAA
- a CDS encoding EAL domain-containing protein → MENKSALVAPQQCGFLQQVLRYEREILEMQIVSNNQIVCSSFGEVGTREIVDIETLGNESQIFQLAAMPMSKKDLSVAVINRRNLNGQEYYAVSLIDLDYLRASLGYRTDYRVSSSALFIGEDSAPYNTPRASGWFAYVAQTDIPQHQIQVIASNELIIEKTWFYSLAAIPGTLAVYIGFFFIRRHFIRNQGFHNEVKQAIRRKEFILHYQPQMDCNTGELSGVEALVRWMHPERGLIYPDVFIPVLEEFDLIDQLTDIVVERAISDFSSYSFSQPFHLGINFPPGYFVSSDKQRLLIEQAALLRERGIHLGLEITERQLLDSSAKSAIASLRQSGLEVLIDDFGTGQTSLAMLETTPIDYLKIDKCFVDSIGSQSATAPVLDAIISMAKGLDLNIITEGVEEQNQADYLVSRGVYIHQGYLYSKPVPFESLALPVK, encoded by the coding sequence ATGGAGAACAAATCGGCTTTGGTTGCGCCACAACAGTGCGGTTTCTTGCAACAAGTGCTGCGTTATGAGAGAGAAATATTAGAGATGCAAATAGTCTCTAATAACCAAATTGTTTGCTCATCATTTGGAGAAGTAGGAACCCGTGAGATTGTCGATATTGAAACGCTCGGCAATGAATCCCAGATATTTCAACTTGCCGCAATGCCCATGTCGAAAAAGGATTTATCCGTTGCGGTAATCAATAGGAGAAATCTTAACGGGCAAGAATACTACGCCGTATCCCTCATCGATTTAGATTACTTGCGAGCGAGTTTAGGTTATCGAACTGACTACAGAGTCAGTTCATCGGCGCTTTTTATTGGTGAAGATTCAGCACCTTACAATACGCCACGTGCCTCTGGTTGGTTTGCTTATGTCGCGCAAACGGACATTCCTCAGCATCAAATCCAAGTTATCGCGAGCAACGAATTGATCATAGAGAAAACCTGGTTTTACTCTTTGGCCGCGATCCCGGGTACTTTGGCCGTGTACATTGGTTTTTTCTTTATTCGTCGACACTTTATTCGCAATCAAGGTTTTCATAATGAAGTGAAACAAGCCATTCGTCGCAAAGAGTTTATCTTGCATTACCAGCCGCAAATGGATTGCAATACGGGAGAACTGTCAGGTGTTGAAGCGTTAGTGCGTTGGATGCACCCTGAGCGCGGTTTGATTTACCCAGATGTGTTTATTCCCGTTCTAGAAGAGTTTGATCTCATTGACCAACTGACTGATATTGTGGTCGAGAGGGCCATCAGTGATTTCTCCTCTTATTCTTTTTCTCAACCTTTTCATTTAGGGATTAACTTTCCTCCTGGTTATTTTGTCTCTTCTGACAAGCAGAGGTTACTGATTGAACAAGCCGCGCTACTGAGAGAGCGAGGTATTCACTTGGGATTAGAGATCACCGAACGCCAATTGCTTGATAGCAGTGCTAAATCCGCCATTGCGTCTTTGCGTCAGTCTGGTTTAGAGGTGCTGATCGACGATTTCGGAACAGGGCAAACATCCCTTGCCATGCTGGAAACTACGCCAATTGATTACCTAAAAATAGATAAGTGTTTTGTCGATAGTATCGGGTCGCAAAGCGCAACAGCACCAGTGCTGGATGCGATTATCTCTATGGCAAAAGGTCTTGATTTGAACATAATTACTGAGGGGGTCGAAGAGCAAAATCAGGCGGATTATCTCGTCTCTCGAGGGGTATATATCCACCAAGGCTACTTGTACAGTAAACCCGTTCCGTTTGAATCCCTCGCACTACCCGTTAAGTAA
- a CDS encoding M20 family peptidase: MTKQTKLFKGIASALALTASVSAWAVEDQDFSSMQMQGVEQVEVKVDLEGAAQRLSQAVQFPTISNQDRSDFDEEAFNNYHDFLVESYPLVHKTLKRELVGDPRPFSLIYTWEGKDPSLPPAVFMAHQDVVPIAEESRDQWEVEPFSGEIKDGYIWGRGSLDDKNQIHAILEATEMKIKEGFQPERTILFVFGHDEEVGGPEGAKHAADIIEQRYDKIAFVIDESAPLIPGVFPGIRDNTALIGIAQKGYVSLEIAINGIGGHSSQPAGESNIVALAKAVEKVEAAQFPYKIHDAVRYQYRFMGPELPEDQQPMYKAVAYGENDSISDLEQKFIDVMSQNQVTRAMLHTTTAVTMFNAGIKDNVLPPAATAVVNFRPMPGDTPEVIIEHVKKAIGDERITVRDISASTPATNVADPNGEGYKMLEKTIRQTWGNDLIVSPFFVIGGSDSKHFQARDFAPDVYTITALQLENVKEFEGFHGVNERILVDEYGRSIGFFYKLMDNLENL, translated from the coding sequence ATGACTAAGCAAACCAAACTTTTTAAAGGTATCGCCTCTGCGCTTGCGCTTACAGCAAGTGTGTCTGCTTGGGCAGTGGAAGACCAAGACTTTAGCTCAATGCAAATGCAAGGCGTTGAGCAAGTTGAAGTGAAAGTGGACCTGGAAGGCGCGGCACAACGCCTATCTCAAGCGGTTCAGTTTCCAACCATTTCAAATCAAGACCGCAGTGATTTTGATGAAGAGGCGTTTAACAACTATCACGACTTCTTAGTTGAATCTTACCCTCTAGTACATAAAACACTGAAGCGTGAGCTAGTTGGCGACCCGCGCCCGTTTAGCTTGATTTACACCTGGGAAGGCAAAGATCCATCACTGCCACCTGCGGTATTTATGGCTCACCAAGATGTGGTGCCAATTGCAGAGGAATCTCGCGATCAATGGGAAGTCGAGCCGTTTTCTGGTGAGATAAAAGATGGCTACATTTGGGGACGTGGTTCTCTGGATGACAAAAACCAAATTCACGCCATCTTAGAAGCCACTGAAATGAAGATTAAAGAAGGCTTCCAACCAGAGCGCACCATTTTGTTTGTGTTTGGTCATGATGAAGAAGTTGGCGGACCGGAAGGGGCAAAACACGCAGCGGATATTATTGAGCAGCGTTATGACAAAATTGCCTTTGTGATTGATGAATCAGCGCCACTAATCCCAGGCGTGTTCCCGGGCATTCGTGACAATACGGCCCTAATTGGTATTGCTCAGAAAGGCTACGTGAGCTTGGAGATCGCAATCAATGGTATTGGCGGCCACTCTTCGCAGCCTGCTGGTGAGTCGAATATTGTTGCGCTAGCCAAAGCGGTAGAAAAAGTGGAAGCGGCGCAGTTTCCATACAAGATTCATGATGCGGTTCGCTACCAGTACCGCTTTATGGGGCCAGAGTTACCTGAAGACCAGCAACCAATGTACAAAGCCGTCGCTTATGGTGAGAACGATTCGATCAGCGATCTAGAGCAGAAATTCATTGATGTAATGTCGCAAAACCAAGTAACGCGCGCCATGTTGCACACCACAACCGCAGTGACCATGTTTAACGCCGGTATCAAAGATAATGTATTGCCACCAGCGGCGACAGCGGTAGTGAACTTCCGTCCTATGCCTGGTGATACACCTGAAGTGATTATTGAACACGTGAAAAAAGCTATTGGCGATGAGCGCATCACAGTACGAGATATCTCAGCATCAACGCCAGCAACCAATGTGGCCGATCCAAACGGTGAAGGATACAAAATGCTAGAGAAAACCATTCGCCAAACCTGGGGTAATGATCTGATTGTATCGCCATTCTTTGTAATCGGTGGCTCAGACTCTAAGCACTTCCAAGCGCGTGACTTTGCACCGGATGTGTACACCATTACCGCTTTGCAACTAGAAAATGTCAAAGAGTTTGAAGGTTTCCATGGTGTGAACGAACGTATTCTGGTTGATGAATATGGTCGCTCAATCGGATTCTTCTACAAACTGATGGATAACCTAGAAAACCTTTAA